From Primulina tabacum isolate GXHZ01 chromosome 2, ASM2559414v2, whole genome shotgun sequence, one genomic window encodes:
- the LOC142537009 gene encoding nicotinate phosphoribosyltransferase 2 isoform X2, with translation MAGAANGVGKEERQSGSIDGPTNPMVTPLLTDLYQFTMAYAYWKGGKHNERAVFDLYFRRNPFGGEYTVFAGLEECIKLIANFKFTEDEIAFVQSSLPPTCEVGFYDYLRRIDCSDVEIYAFSEGCVVFPRMPLMRVEGPVAVVQLLETPLLNLVNYASLVATNAARHRFVAGKSKLLLEFGLRRSQGPDGGIGASKYCYMGGFDATSNVAAGKLFGIPLRGTHSHAFVSSFLSFDEITKKSLHSSDGSNVCEDFVSLVHSWLRKLKFSDLLDSIFGETNQSELAAFISYALAFPRNFLALVDTYDVMRSGIPNFCAVALALDELGYKAIGIRLDSGDLAYQSCEARNFFRVIEKEFGVWDFGKMSITASNDLNEETLDALNKQGHEVDAFGIGTHLVTCYAQPALGVVFKLVEINNQPRIKLSEDVSKVSIPCKKRCYRLYGKEGYPLVDIMTGENEPPPKVGERILCRHPFNESKRAYVVPQHVEELMKCFWPGKDREELPPIKSIRERCIKQLDRMRPDHMRRLNPTPYKVSVSAKLYDFIHFLWLNEAPVGELQ, from the exons ATGGCGGGGGCGGCGAATGGCGTGGGGAAAGAGGAGAGACAGTCCGGAAGCATCGACGGGCCTACCAATCCCATGGTGACGCCGCTACTGACTGATCTTTATCAGTTTACGATGGCCTATGCGTATTGGAAAGGAGGCAAGCACAACGAACGGGCAGT GTTTGACTTGTATTTTCGGAGGAACCCTTTTGGTGGTGAATATACAGTTTTTGCTGGTCTAGAAGAGTGCATAAAGCTAATTGCTAATTTTAAATTTACGGAAGATGAGATTGCCTTTGTCCAATCATCTTTGCCTCCAACATGTGAG GTTGGCTTCTATGACTATCTGAGGAGAATAGATTGTTCAGATGTGGAGATATATGCTTTTTCTGAAGGTTGTGTTGTGTTTCCAAGGATGCCATTGATGAGAGTTGAAGGACCAGTAGCA GTGGTTCAACTGCTTGAAACCCCACTTTTAAACCTAGTAAATTATGCATCTTTAGTAGCTACAAATGCTGCAAGGCATCGCTTTGTTGCTGGAAAGTCCAAACTACTTCTTGAATTTGGGCTGCGACGATCACAG GGACCTGATGGCGGTATAGGTGCCTCAAAGTACTGTTACATGGGTGGATTTGATGCGACAAG CAATGTTGCTGCTGGGAAATTATTTGGAATACCACTTCGTGGAACACATTCCCACGCATTTGTCAGCTCTTTTCTG AGCTTTGATGAGATCACCAAGAAGTCACTTCATAGTTCTGATGGCTCAAATGTTTGTGAAGATTTTGTTAGTTTGGTGCACTCTTGGTTAAGAAAATTGAAG TTTTCAGATTTATTGGACAGTATTTTTGGTGAAACAAATCAAAGTGAGCTGGCTGCTTTCATCTCGTATGCTCTTGCCTTTCCAAGAAACTTTTTGGCCCTTGTCGACACGTATGAC GTAATGAGAAGTGGTATTCCTAATTTTTGTGCGGTGGCGTTAGCTCTAGACGAATTGGG GTATAAAGCAATAGGAATCAGACTTGACTCCGGTGATCTTGCCTACCAGTCATGTGAGGCCCGAAATTTTTTTCGGGTGATTGAGAAGGAATTTGGAGTTTGGGATTTCGGAAAGATGAGCATCACTGCTAGCAATGACCTCAATGAAGAAACTTTAGATGCTTTAAACAAACAG GGTCATGAAGTTGATGCATTTGGAATTGGGACTCATTTGGTTACGTGTTATGCTCAACCTGCCTTAggtgttgttttcaaactggtCGAAATAAACAACCAACCCCGTATAAAACTTTCTGAAGATGTCTCAAAG GTCTCCATTCCATGCAAAAAAAGATGTTACAGATTATATGGGAAGGAAGGGTACCCTCTTGTGGATATTATGACCGGGGAAAATGAACCACCTCCCAAG GTAGGTGAAAGAATTTTGTGTCGCCATCCATTCAATGAATCCAAAAGAGCATATGTGGTGCCACAGCATGTTGAGGAGCTTATGAAATGTTTTTGGCCCG GAAAAGATAGAGAAGAGTTACCGCCCATAAAATCTATCAGAGAACGATGCATTAAACAACTGGATCGGATGCGACCCGACCACATGAGAAGGTTGAACCCAACACCTTACAAG GTTAGTGTAAGTGCaaaattatatgatttcattCATTTCTTGTGGCTCAATGAAGCACCAGTCGGAGAGCTGCAGTGA
- the LOC142537009 gene encoding nicotinate phosphoribosyltransferase 2 isoform X1, which yields MAGAANGVGKEERQSGSIDGPTNPMVTPLLTDLYQFTMAYAYWKGGKHNERAVFDLYFRRNPFGGEYTVFAGLEECIKLIANFKFTEDEIAFVQSSLPPTCEVGFYDYLRRIDCSDVEIYAFSEGCVVFPRMPLMRVEGPVAVVQLLETPLLNLVNYASLVATNAARHRFVAGKSKLLLEFGLRRSQGPDGGIGASKYCYMGGFDATSNVAAGKLFGIPLRGTHSHAFVSSFLSFDEITKKSLHSSDGSNVCEDFVSLVHSWLRKLKFSDLLDSIFGETNQSELAAFISYALAFPRNFLALVDTYDVMRSGIPNFCAVALALDELGYKAIGIRLDSGDLAYQSCEARNFFRVIEKEFGVWDFGKMSITASNDLNEETLDALNKQGHEVDAFGIGTHLVTCYAQPALGVVFKLVEINNQPRIKLSEDVSKVSIPCKKRCYRLYGKEGYPLVDIMTGENEPPPKVGERILCRHPFNESKRAYVVPQHVEELMKCFWPGKSGKDREELPPIKSIRERCIKQLDRMRPDHMRRLNPTPYKVSVSAKLYDFIHFLWLNEAPVGELQ from the exons ATGGCGGGGGCGGCGAATGGCGTGGGGAAAGAGGAGAGACAGTCCGGAAGCATCGACGGGCCTACCAATCCCATGGTGACGCCGCTACTGACTGATCTTTATCAGTTTACGATGGCCTATGCGTATTGGAAAGGAGGCAAGCACAACGAACGGGCAGT GTTTGACTTGTATTTTCGGAGGAACCCTTTTGGTGGTGAATATACAGTTTTTGCTGGTCTAGAAGAGTGCATAAAGCTAATTGCTAATTTTAAATTTACGGAAGATGAGATTGCCTTTGTCCAATCATCTTTGCCTCCAACATGTGAG GTTGGCTTCTATGACTATCTGAGGAGAATAGATTGTTCAGATGTGGAGATATATGCTTTTTCTGAAGGTTGTGTTGTGTTTCCAAGGATGCCATTGATGAGAGTTGAAGGACCAGTAGCA GTGGTTCAACTGCTTGAAACCCCACTTTTAAACCTAGTAAATTATGCATCTTTAGTAGCTACAAATGCTGCAAGGCATCGCTTTGTTGCTGGAAAGTCCAAACTACTTCTTGAATTTGGGCTGCGACGATCACAG GGACCTGATGGCGGTATAGGTGCCTCAAAGTACTGTTACATGGGTGGATTTGATGCGACAAG CAATGTTGCTGCTGGGAAATTATTTGGAATACCACTTCGTGGAACACATTCCCACGCATTTGTCAGCTCTTTTCTG AGCTTTGATGAGATCACCAAGAAGTCACTTCATAGTTCTGATGGCTCAAATGTTTGTGAAGATTTTGTTAGTTTGGTGCACTCTTGGTTAAGAAAATTGAAG TTTTCAGATTTATTGGACAGTATTTTTGGTGAAACAAATCAAAGTGAGCTGGCTGCTTTCATCTCGTATGCTCTTGCCTTTCCAAGAAACTTTTTGGCCCTTGTCGACACGTATGAC GTAATGAGAAGTGGTATTCCTAATTTTTGTGCGGTGGCGTTAGCTCTAGACGAATTGGG GTATAAAGCAATAGGAATCAGACTTGACTCCGGTGATCTTGCCTACCAGTCATGTGAGGCCCGAAATTTTTTTCGGGTGATTGAGAAGGAATTTGGAGTTTGGGATTTCGGAAAGATGAGCATCACTGCTAGCAATGACCTCAATGAAGAAACTTTAGATGCTTTAAACAAACAG GGTCATGAAGTTGATGCATTTGGAATTGGGACTCATTTGGTTACGTGTTATGCTCAACCTGCCTTAggtgttgttttcaaactggtCGAAATAAACAACCAACCCCGTATAAAACTTTCTGAAGATGTCTCAAAG GTCTCCATTCCATGCAAAAAAAGATGTTACAGATTATATGGGAAGGAAGGGTACCCTCTTGTGGATATTATGACCGGGGAAAATGAACCACCTCCCAAG GTAGGTGAAAGAATTTTGTGTCGCCATCCATTCAATGAATCCAAAAGAGCATATGTGGTGCCACAGCATGTTGAGGAGCTTATGAAATGTTTTTGGCCCGGTAAATCAG GAAAAGATAGAGAAGAGTTACCGCCCATAAAATCTATCAGAGAACGATGCATTAAACAACTGGATCGGATGCGACCCGACCACATGAGAAGGTTGAACCCAACACCTTACAAG GTTAGTGTAAGTGCaaaattatatgatttcattCATTTCTTGTGGCTCAATGAAGCACCAGTCGGAGAGCTGCAGTGA
- the LOC142537012 gene encoding triacylglycerol lipase OBL1, which yields MTQKFLQTVSKPMARIGDGVEYWLNLLWGNDGFSGLLINSFNGKVVQPDKTSSSFLSFVGHIDRRLELDSKIEHGDARYKAVLSVMASKASYENKKYAQAIVENHWKMEFLGFNDFWNDYQEKKSTTQAFALEDKNDIIVIAFRGTESFDSDAWSTDVDLSWYELPAAGKIHGGFMKALGMQKSLGWPKEQPPNKQETAYYALRKLLKQRLQNNDKAKFILTGHSLGGALAALFPAILALHDESFLLGRLDGVYTFGQPRVGDEKFGEFMKRTIEKYNINYYRFVYSYDVVPRLPYDDSTLLFKHFGTCIYYNSFYEAKIVPEEPDKNYFSLLWLIPKMGNAWWELIRSFSISFTRGPEYAEGALLRMFRVIGLFTAGVPAHCPQDYVNATRLGSCHVFLPTALSDNNLKILKIH from the exons ATGACACAGAAATTTCTGCAGACCGTGTCTAAGCCCATGGCGAGGATTGGCGACGGAGTCGAGTATTGGTTGAACTTGCTTTGGGGGAACGACGGATTCTCTGGGCTACTCATTAATTCTTTTAATG GCAAAGTAGTACAGCCAGACAAAACATCATCCAGTTTCCTGTCTTTTGTTGGACACATCGACAGGCGACTTGAATTAGACTCGAAGATCGAGCATGGAGACGCAAGATACAAAGCTGTTCTCTCTGTAATGGCGTCTAAGGCATCTTATGAGAACAAGAAATATGCTCAGGCCATCGTAGAGAACCATTGGAAG ATGGAATTCCTGGGATTCAACGACTTCTGGAACG attatcaagaaaaaaaaagCACCACACAAGCATTTGCACTAGAAGACAAGAATGATATTATCGTCATTGCTTTCAGAGGAACAGAATCCTTCGACTCAGATGCGTGGTCCACCGACGTCGATCTCTCGTGGTACGAGCTTCCGGCTGCCGGAAAAATCCACGGTGGTTTCATGAAAGCGCTAGGAATGCAGAAATCCCTCGGCTGGCCCAAAGAACAGCCGCCAAACAAGCAGGAGACTGCCTACTATGCCCTCCGGAAACTGCTGAAACAGCGGCTGCAGAATAATGATAAAGCCAAATTTATACTCACAGGCCACAGCTTGGGTGGCGCGTTGGCTGCGCTGTTTCCTGCGATCTTGGCTCTGCATGATGAGTCATTTTTGCTCGGAAGACTGGACGGTGTTTACACATTTGGGCAGCCAAGAGTTGGTGACGAAAAATTCGGagaattcatgaaaagaactataGAAAAATACAACATCAATTACTACAGATTCGTTTACAGTTATGATGTCGTTCCGAGATTGCCTTACGATGATTCAACCCTCTTGTTCAAGCACTTTGGGACATGCATCTACTATAACAGTTTCTATGAAGCTAAG ATTGTTCCCGAAGAGCCCGACAAGAACTacttctctttactatggttaATACCCAAAATGGGAAATGCGTGGTGGGAGCTGATCAGAAGCTTCTCTATTTCATTCACAAGGGGACCCGAGTATGCAGAAGGGGCGCTTCTTCGTATGTTTCGGGTGATCGGGCTTTTCACTGCAGGGGTTCCAGCACATTGTCCTCAGGATTATGTAAATGCAACTAGATTGGGATCATGCCACGTATTTCTTCCAACTGCTCTCTCTGATAATAAtctgaaaattttgaagattCATTGA
- the LOC142537010 gene encoding DNA polymerase alpha catalytic subunit: MADEEPLEGRRRTRGPALKARSEALQRLKALRSGGRRELESGGFQIKMEEPIYDTVDEDQYEALVAKRREEAKGFIVDDNGLGYGDEGEEEDWSLAGASFSSEESEGEFDRRKRKKNNGNDDADKKARDVVKKPSALASAAALMGKQKISNMFTSTVFKKDNQKNLSSDSIVDDVLAEFAPDETDKERRRRGNISNLSFNHSKNLASPGGGILPVKIEKPVVGSISPDSRIKINGEHQDDANGESRKCYAEEGEIMRRKEINFDIAEKGANSSNKTMNETRKEKSEATEDGKVGKECLINEVKFKDESSVKEVEKKVSTLNAKIEEPRDPALSAKMGWQAVRSAGQNSTADCTESGHGMNQNSTSEEKLDFELGSDGLLPFYILDAHEEIYGANAGNLYLFGKVKAGAAYHSCCVVVKNMHRCVYAIPNFSFAHIDTIAELEKNVEESRMTLMAFKDTISKQGIDGEKSSMSPTDLKDKIAKLEKDVEESRTALRVRLHEWASDLKSEMVEKLLQCNVSSFSMAPVKRNYAFERSDIPHGDNYVLKINYPFKDPPLPSDTKGNNFCALFGTHNSGLELFLIKRKIKGPSWLSVSKFSSCSAPQRVSWCKFEVTVDGPKDIQVSNSSKVISELPPAVVAAINLKTITNEKHNTNEIVSASVICCHKAKIDIPMLGSEWTRSGMLSHFSVVRKLDGGIFPMGFTKEAADKNAKAGSNVICYESSERALLNRLMIELYKLDSDVLVGHNISGFDLDVLLHRVQACKVPSSMWSKIGRLKRSVIPKLYKGNSVFGSGASSGIMSCVAGRLLCDTYICSRDLLKEVSYSLTQLAKTQLNKDRKEITPHDIPQMFQSSESLMELIEYGETDAWLSMELMFHLSVLPLTRQLTNISGNLWHKTLQGARAQRVEYLLLHAFHAKKFIVPDKFSAQSKEIKTTKRKINGVEGRDIDADDTNFDDEPLEKDRGKTKKGPSYSGGLVLEPKKGLYDKYVLLLDFNSLYPSIIQEYNICFTTVDISADGSVSCLPSSKKTGVLPELLKNLVERRRMVKSWLKTASGLKVQQLDIQQQALKLTANSMYGCLGFPNSRFYAKALAELITLQGREILQSTIDLVQNTLNLEVIYGDTDSIMIYSGLDDVGKAKLIAGKVIQEVNKKYRCLEIDLDGLYKRMLLLKKKKYAAVKLQFKDGMSYEVIERKGLDMVRRDWSLISKEMGDFCLGRILSGGSCEDVVEEIHNSLMKAQEEMRTGQIPLEKYVITKTLTKPPEAYPDARNQPHVEVALRLKKQGYVTGCSSGDTVPYIICAEQGNGSSTSMGIAQRARHPDELKGDNQNWIIDIDYYLAQQIHPVISRLCASIQGTSPSRLADCLGLDSSKFHNKFNDSVSNDPSSSMLITFDDRERYRGCEPLVLSCPSCFSTFECSPILSSVCASINTMTTDIQDGSSINKFWQKLRCPKCPEEDNTGRISPALIANQVKKQAEGFMSTYYRGIMMCDDETCNYTTRSVNLRLLGDSERGTTCPNYPRCNGHLFRKYTEADLYRQLTYFCYILDTSHHVDKIEVDKRLAVEKELSRIQPLVDVAATTVQKIRDRCSYGWVDLKNLVVIV; the protein is encoded by the exons ATGGCAGATGAGGAACCGCTGGAGGGGAGGAGGCGGACCCGGGGTCCTGCCTTGAAGGCGCGTTCGGAAGCACTACAGCGTCTCAAGGCCCTTCGCAGCGGTGGCCGTCGTGAACTCGAATCCGGAGGCTTCCAGATTAAGATGGAGGAACCGATTTATGACACGGTGGATGAAGATCAGTACGAAGCTCTAGTAGCCAAGCGCCGCGAGGAAGCCAAAGGGTTTATTGTCGACGACAACGGCCTAGGGTACGGCGATGAAGGTGAGGAAGAAGACTGGTCACTCGCTGGTGCCTCCTTTTCTTCGGAAGAATCTGAGGGAGAATTCGATCGGcggaaaagaaagaaaaataatgGAAACGATGATGCGGATAAGAAGGCGAGGGACGTTGTGAAAAAGCCTTCGGCGTTGGCATCTGCGGCAGCATTGATGGGTAAGCAGAAGATTTCTAACATGTTTACTTCCACTGTGTTTAAAAAAGATAATCAGAAGAACTTATCTAGTgatagtattgttgatgatgTGCTTGCTGAGTTTGCGCCCGATGAGACTGATAAGGAGAGGAGAAGGAGAGGGAACATTAGTAATTTAAGTTTTAACCATTCTAAAAATTTAGCTTCTCCCGGCGGAGGGATTTTACCAGTTAAAATTGAGAAGCCCGTCGTTGGCAGCATTAGTCCAGATTCTagaattaaaataaatggagaACATCAAGATGATGCGAATGGAGAGTCAAGGAAGTGCTATGCCGAGGAAGGTGAAATAATGAGACGCAAGGAGATTAATTTTGACATCGCAGAGAAAGGAGCTAATTCATCTAATAAAACAATGAACGAGACAAGAAAGGAGAAGAGTGAAGCTACTGAGGATGGAAAGGTGGGCAAAGAATGTTTGATAAATGAAGTCAAATTTAAGGATGAATCATCTGTTAAAGAGGTTGAGAAAAAAGTGTCTACCCTTAATGCAAAAATCGAAGAGCCAAGAGATCCAGCCTTGAGTGCCAAAATGGGGTGGCAGGCCGTGAGAAGTGCAGGGCAAAATTCAACTGCTGATTGCACTGAATCCGGGCATGGGATGAATCAGAACTCAACCAGCGAGGAGAAATTGGATTTCGAATTGGGGTCTGATGGATTGTTGCCTTTCTACATACTTGATGCACATGAGGAGATTTATGGTGCTAATGCTGGGAATCTTTATCTCTTTGGAAAG GTCAAAGCTGGAGCTGCATATCACAGTTGTTGTGTGGTCGTAAAGAACATGCATAGATGTGTATATGCCATCCCAAACTTTTCTTTTGCGCACATTGACACAATCGCAGAGCTAGAGAAAAATGTTGAAGAGTCTCGTATGACTCTCATGGCTTTCAAAGACACAATTTCAAAGCAAGGGATAGATGGGGAAAAGTCAAGTATGTCACCAACAGATCTTAAAGATAAAATCGCAAAGCTAGAAAAGGATGTTGAAGAGTCTCGGACAGCTTTACGAGTTCGACTTCAT GAATGGGCATCTGACTTGAAGTCCGAAATGGTGGAAAAGTTACTGCAGTGTAATGTTTCAAGTTTTAGCATGGCGCCTGTTAAG AGAaattatgcatttgagagatcaGACATACCTCATGGAGATAACTATGTCCTCAAGATCAATTATCCATTCAAG GATCCACCGCTTCCATCGGATACTAAGGGAAACAACTTCTGTGCTTTGTTTGGAACTCATAACAG TGGGTTGGAGCTTTTCCTaatcaaaagaaaaattaaaggACCATCATGGCTATCGGTATCGAAATTCTCCAGCTGTTCTGCTCCTCAACGG GTGAGCTGGTGTAAGTTTGAGGTTACTGTCGACGGTCCAAAGGATATTCAAGTTTCAAATTCCTCAAAGGTTATATCAGAATTACCTCCAGCGGTAGTTgcagcaataaatttgaaaactatCACCAACGAGAAACACAATACAAATGAAATTGTGTCTGCTTCTGTCATTTGCTGCCATAAGGCTAAG ATTGATATTCCCATGTTGGGCTCGGAATGGACTCGTTCGGGTATGCTTAGTCACTTTTCGGTTGTGCGGAAACTTGATGGAGGCATATTTCCAATGGGTTTTACAAAGGAGGCAGCTGACAAAAATGCCAAGGCAGGGTCAAATGTGATTTGCTATGAAAGCAG TGAAAGAGCTTTGTTGAATCGATTGATGATTGAGTTGTACAAATTGGATAGCGATGTACTAGTTGGGCACAACATATCTGGGTTTGACCTGGATGTCCTTCTACATAGGGTGCAG GCATGCAAGGTGCCCAGCAGTATGTGGTCCAAAATAGGCCGTCTCAAGCGCTCTGTGATACCCAAACTCTACAAAGGAAACTCGGTATTCGGCTCAGGAGCAAGTTCAGGGATCATGTCATGCGTTGCTGGCCGACTCTTATGTGACACTTATATCTGTTCTCGTGACCTATTAAAAGAG GTCAGCTATTCCTTGACACAGCTAGCAAAGACGCAGCTGAATAAGGATAGAAAGGAGATAACTCCTCACGATATTCCTCAAATGTTTCAAAGTTCTGAATCGCTTATGGAACTT ATTGAGTATGGGGAGACAGATGCATGGTTATCAATGGAACTCATGTTCCATTTGAGTGTTCTTCCCCTCACACGACAGCTGACAAATATTAGTGGCAATCTTTGGCACAAAACTCTTCAG GGTGCTAGGGCTCAAAGAGTGGAATATCTCTTGTTGCATGCATTCCATGCTAAAAAATTTATTGTACCAGACAAGTTTTCCGCTCAATCCAAGGAAATAAAGACAACAAAACGTAAAATAAATGGTGTGGAAGGCAGAGATATTGATGCAGATGATACAAATTTTGATGACGAGCCTCTTGAGAAAGATCGCGGGAAAACCAAAAAGGGACCTTCCTATTCTGGTGGATTAGTGCTGGAGCCGAAGAAAGGACTATATGACAAGTATGTATTACTACTGGATTTCAACAGTCTTTACCCTTCTATTATTCAG GAATACAATATATGTTTCACAACTGTTGACATATCGGCTGATGGATCTGTTTCCTGTTTACCATCTAGTAAAAAGACCGGAGTTCTTCCGGAG TTGTTAAAGAATTTGGTCGAGAGAAGGAGAATGGTGAAATCATGGTTAAAAACAGCATCAGGTCTCAAGGTTCAGCAACTTGACATACAGCAACAAGCTCTAAAGCTGACAGCAAATAG CATGTATGGATGCCTGGGGTTCCCAAACTCCAGATTCTATGCAAAAGCACTTGCAGAACTTATAACACTACAA GGAAGGGAAATTTTACAGAGCACCATTGATCTTGTTCAAAATACGCTGAACTTAGAG GTTATTTATGGTGACACGGATTCAATAATGATCTACAGTGGACTTGATGATGTTGGAAAAGCTAAATTAATTGCAGGAAAGGTCATTCAAGAG GTCAACAAGAAATACAGGTGTCTGGAGATTGACCTTGATGGGTTGTACAAGAGAATGTTATTGCTCAAGAAGAAGAAATATGCTGCTGTCAAATTGCAGTTTAAAGATGGGATGTCCTACGAG GTTATTGAGCGGAAAGGTCTTGATATGGTTCGTCGTGACTGGAGCTTGATATCGAAGGAAATGGGAGATTTCTGCCTTGGTCGAATATTATCCGGAGG GTCTTGTGAGGATGTTGTTGAAGAAATACACAATTCTCTCATGAAG GCACAAGAGGAAATGAGGACTGGACAAATACCGTTAGAAAAATATGTGATCACCAAGACACTAACCAAACCACCTGAAGCATATCCTGATGCTAGAAATCAGCCTCATGTAGAG GTAGCACTTCGATTGAAGAAACAGGGTTATGTGACTGGTTGTTCTTCTGGAGATACAGTACCCTATATAATTTGCGCTGAGCAG GGAAATGGTTCAAGCACCTCTATGGGAATTGCCCAGCGAGCAAGGCATCCTGATGAACTGAAAGGAGACAATCAGAACTGGATAATTGACATTGATTATTATCTGGCACAACAG ATTCATCCCGTGATATCACGTCTCTGTGCATCAATACAGGGTACAAGTCCATCTCGTTTGGCTGATTGTTTGGGGCTTGATTCATCAAAG TTCCATAACAAATTCAATGATTCTGTCAGCAATGATCCTTCCAGCTCGATGTTAATTACATTTGATGACCGAGAGAG ATATCGAGGTTGTGAACCTCTGGTTTTATCATGCCCCAGTTGCTTCAGCACCTTTGAATGCTCCCCTATTCTGAGCTCGGTGTGTGCATCAATCAATACAATGACAACAGATATCCAAGATGGATCATCAATCAATAAATTCTGGCAGAAGCTGCGGTGTCCAAAATGCCCAGAAGAAGACAATACAGGGAGAATATCTCCTGCTCTTATAGCTAATCAG GTTAAAAAGCAAGCAGAAGGGTTTATGTCAACATATTACCGGGGCATAATGATG TGTGACGATGAAACTTGCAACTATACCACCCGTAGTGTTAATCTTCGACTACTTGGGGATTCCGAGAGAGGAACCACTTGTCCAAACTATCCCCGCTGTAATGGGCATCTCTTTAGAAAG TACACTGAAGCAGATTTGTACCGGCAGCTAACCTACTTCTGCTACATTTTGGATACATCACACCACGTTGACAAG ATAGAAGTCGACAAAAGATTGGCCGTGGAGAAAGAACTTTCCAGAATTCAGCCTCTGGTTGACGTCGCAGCAACAACAGTGCAGAAAATCCGAGACAGGTGCTCTTATGGCTGGGTTGATTTGAAAAACTTGGTAGTTATTGTTTAG
- the LOC142538088 gene encoding mitogen-activated protein kinase kinase kinase 20 — translation MDWIRGEKLGHGCFAIVNLAVPRSKSGGVFPLMAVKSCGFSQSSSLVKEKLILDELKDCPEVIRCFGESFSYENGEKLYNVLLEYAWGGTLADKLDNYSNRRLPESEVRRCTKALLRGIHYIHKLGYVHCDIKLQNILLGSDGGVKVADFGLAKKAGGVSGCGLRGTPLYMSPEMVCSGEQGPPADIWAVGCVVAEMATGYPAWQCSDVAGLLFRIGIGEEVPEVPGSLSEEGKDFVRRCFVKNPSNRWTAKMLLNHPFISDGQDFDDDVDAVSLTTKEEESVTISPRCPLDFPDWASSTCSITSLPLPVYSPESASSFPGDFWYVSPRVRLRDLVNNQIHDWSVSDDWVTVR, via the coding sequence ATGGATTGGATTCGAGGTGAGAAACTGGGGCATGGTTGCTTTGCTATTGTAAATTTAGCGGTGCCCAGAAGCAAGAGTGGTGGAGTTTTCCCTTTAATGGCGGTGAAGTCTTGCGGGTTTTCGCAATCTTCTTCTCTCGTGAAGGAGAAATTGATTCTTGACGAGCTTAAGGACTGCCCGGAGGTGATTCGTTGCTTTGGAGAAAGCTTTTCATATGAAAATGGCGAAAAGTTGTATAATGTACTGTTGGAGTACGCCTGGGGCGGCACTTTGGCTGATAAACTCGATAATTATAGTAATCGGAGGCTTCCGGAATCCGAAGTCCGGCGGTGCACGAAGGCTTTGCTTAGAGGGATTCACTACATTCACAAGCTTGGGTACGTTCACTGTGACATTAAGCTTCAAAATATTCTCTTGGGCTCTGACGGTGGGGTGAAGGTTGCGGATTTCGGGTTGGCGAAGAAAGCAGGAGGTGTTTCGGGGTGTGGATTAAGGGGCACGCCGCTATACATGTCGCCGGAGATGGTCTGCAGCGGGGAACAGGGCCCTCCTGCGGATATCTGGGCTGTTGGATGCGTGGTGGCGGAGATGGCCACAGGATATCCGGCGTGGCAGTGCTCCGACGTGGCGGGGCTTTTATTTAGAATCGGAATTGGCGAGGAGGTACCGGAAGTGCCCGGGAGTTTGTCGGAGGAGGGTAAAGATTTTGTTAGGAGATGCTTTGTTAAGAATCCAAGCAATAGATGGACGGCTAAGATGCTTCTAAATCACCCCTTTATTTCTGATGGTCAAGATTTTGACGATGACGTCGACGCCGTTTCCTTAACAACCAAAGAGGAAGAAAGTGTCACCATTTCTCCGAGATGCCCATTAGACTTCCCAGATTGGGCTTCGTCAACATGTTCAATTACATCATTGCCACTGCCGGTATATTCTCCGGAATCCGCCTCCAGTTTCCCAGGCGACTTTTGGTACGTTTCACCGAGGGTCCGTCTGCGGGACTTGGTAAACAATCAAATCCATGATTGGTCGGTTTCGGATGATTGGGTAACGGTTAGGTGA